A region from the Methanofollis liminatans DSM 4140 genome encodes:
- the tuf gene encoding translation elongation factor EF-1 subunit alpha has product MATEKPHLNLAVIGHIDHGKSTTVGRLMFETGAVPPHIIENYRKEAESKGKGSFEFAWVMDSLKEERERGITIDIAHKRFDTAKYYFTVVDCPGHRDFVKNMITGASQADAALLIVAAPDGVMEQTKEHVFLSRTLGITQLIVGINKMDAADYSEKRYNEVKEQLSQLLKMVGFKPSEVPFIPMSSFAGVNISKKSPETPWYTGPTVLEALDLLKEPEKPTTLPFRLPIQDVYSISGVGTVPVGRIETGVMKKGMKVAFMPANVNGEVKSIEMHHEEVPEALPGDNVGFNVRGVGKNDIRRGDVCGPVELPPTVAEEFTAQIVVLHHPSAITVGYTPVFHCHTSQIACTFTELVKKLDPRTGQVKEENPTFLKTGDAAIVKIRPTRPMVIEKIKEIPQLGRFAIRDMGATIAAGMCIDIQAKQMR; this is encoded by the coding sequence ATGGCAACCGAAAAACCACACCTGAACCTTGCTGTCATCGGGCACATCGACCATGGGAAGTCGACCACCGTCGGCCGCCTGATGTTCGAGACAGGAGCTGTACCGCCCCATATCATTGAGAACTACAGGAAGGAGGCCGAGTCCAAGGGCAAGGGTTCCTTCGAGTTTGCATGGGTCATGGACAGCCTGAAAGAGGAGCGCGAGCGCGGTATCACCATCGATATCGCTCACAAGCGGTTCGACACGGCAAAGTACTACTTTACCGTCGTAGACTGCCCGGGTCACCGTGACTTCGTCAAGAACATGATCACCGGTGCCTCCCAGGCAGATGCAGCACTCCTCATTGTCGCCGCTCCCGACGGCGTCATGGAACAGACGAAGGAGCACGTCTTCCTCTCCAGGACCCTCGGCATCACGCAGCTGATCGTCGGCATCAACAAGATGGACGCCGCCGACTACTCCGAGAAGCGCTACAACGAGGTCAAGGAGCAGCTCTCGCAGCTTCTGAAGATGGTCGGCTTCAAGCCCTCCGAAGTCCCGTTCATCCCGATGTCCTCGTTCGCGGGCGTCAACATCTCGAAGAAGTCCCCGGAGACCCCGTGGTACACCGGCCCGACCGTCCTCGAGGCGCTCGACCTCCTGAAGGAGCCCGAGAAGCCGACGACCCTGCCGTTCCGTCTCCCGATCCAGGACGTCTACTCGATCTCCGGCGTCGGCACCGTGCCCGTCGGCCGTATCGAGACCGGCGTCATGAAGAAGGGTATGAAGGTCGCCTTCATGCCGGCAAACGTCAACGGCGAAGTCAAGTCGATTGAGATGCACCACGAGGAAGTCCCCGAGGCGCTGCCCGGCGACAACGTCGGCTTCAACGTCCGTGGCGTCGGCAAGAACGATATCCGCCGCGGCGACGTCTGTGGTCCGGTTGAGCTTCCGCCGACCGTTGCCGAGGAGTTCACCGCACAGATCGTCGTGCTCCACCACCCGAGCGCGATCACCGTCGGCTACACCCCGGTCTTCCACTGCCACACGTCCCAGATCGCCTGCACCTTCACCGAACTCGTGAAGAAGCTCGATCCGCGCACCGGTCAGGTCAAGGAAGAGAACCCGACCTTCCTCAAGACCGGCGATGCGGCGATCGTCAAGATCCGCCCGACCCGCCCGATGGTCATTGAGAAGATCAAGGAGATCCCGCAGCTCGGCCGCTTCGCGATCCGTGATATGGGCGCAACCATTGCAGCCGGCATGTGCATCGACATCCAGG